AAGTGCAATGGTAGGCGTATTTAATCCGACGGATCTGAAATCTGTTTCGGAGAACAGTCATAAATATATTGGTGCCCAGCTTGGGTTTACGCCAGCTTCAGCGCCGGTAAAATTATACCTGAACTACCTCGAAGGAAAAGATACCAGCAGTATTCAGAACCACCAGGTAGATTTTGTTGCCACTTACCAGTTTTCTAAAATTTTCGGATTGGGATATAATGGTACCTATAGCACTTACCTGAATTCCCATCTGAAAGGAGAGAGCAATGCAAGTGCCAACTGGTGGGGATCTGCATTGTATGTAAACCTGGATTTTACAGATAAACTCGGACTTACACTAAGAGGAGAATATTTTTCTGATAAAAAAGGGCTGAAGGTTTTTACAACAACGCCTACTGGTGGAAATGTAGTGGCTGGTACTTTGTCGTTTAATTATAAGGTAGGAAACCTAACGTTGATACCTGAATTCAGACTGGATAAATCATCCGTAGATTTGTTCAGTAAATCGGACGGAGTTCCGACTACAACAACAGCTAACGTATTATTTGCTGCGACATATCATTTTTGATATAACTGCAAGGTAGACCAACATTATTCTTTCTGTCTTTTGAGATGACCCTGTAGGCGTTCCGGCGCCTGCAGGGATTTTATATATCCGGCCGCGATAATGCGGCTGATTTAAACCATATTATTAACAATCATTATCTTGCTGAAAATTTATTCCAAACGATGTTACAGTCTTCCACGTTAAAGTTTTTGCGAGCGTTAAAACAGCATAATGACAAGCCCTGGTTCGACGAACACCGGGATGAATACATGGCTGCAAAAGCTGACTACGAAACGTTAGTACAACAGATTATTGACGGATTACAGAAACAGGACCCGACGATGGCGGGCCTTCAGGTAAAGGATTGTGTGTTCAGAATTTATAAAGATGTCCGTTTTTCCAAAGACAAGACACCTTATAAAACAAATATGGGCGCATCTTTCCAGCAAGGTGGAAAGAAATCCACATTGGCAGGTTATTATTTCCACCTGGAACCAGGAGGGAATAGTATGGCCGGCGGCGGCTTATGGATGCCTCCCGCCCCTGAACTGAAAAAAGTAAGACAGGAAATAGATTACAATTTCGAAGAATTCGAAAGCATTATTTCCAATAAAGATTTTATTAAGCAATTTGGGAAAATTGAGGGGGAATCTCTCAAAACCGCCCCACAGGGATATCTGCCAGATAATCCTGCCATTGCATATCTCCGTTTAAAAAGCCTCATTGTATCACGTCCTCTGACAGACGATGCTGTCGTACAGCCTGCAATGCTACGGGATATACTCAAAACATTTTCCGTTATGCAACCATTGCTGCAATTCATTAACCGTGCAATGGACTAAGTTCCAGCCGGCTTATTAGTGCTGTCTGTGATTTGTTAATAATCTCCGGTCCATAATCGGTAAATGACCATGGAAAACAACAGCAGAAACATAGGGATACAGATAAGGCCAAATAAAATAAGCATTAGCCAGCCTTGCTTTTCTTTTGCCTTATCGTCGGGCCCAAATCCCATACAGTACTAATAAGCCGGTTAAAAAATTAGTTTTTGTGGATCAGGAATTCGAATGGACGCGCTTTTCTGTTTTTCAATAGGTTTTCTTTGTCTGAGCGCGTATGTGCGAATTTCTGATTGTACACATTGGCAACTTCGATAATTGGAATAATCCCGTCCAGGGTATCCTGCTGATCAACAATATTCATGATCCTGGATACCTGTGAGGAAAAGTTCGTACTCCACTCCTCTGTAAACTTGTGCATCAACAAAAGCTCGCGATTGGTGTTGGTTTTCATAGGACTTAAGGGTGTTTTCAGATTAGACAATAGCGAAATAAAAAAATGCTCTTTCTCTAAAATCGGACAACTCTAAATTTAGTTAGCTGGCATAGGATTATTACTTCCAAAATTGAATTTTATCCAGCAGAAATCAATACTACTTCCGTGTAATTTTTCCGGACAATATTAACCACTATAGTGATATAAACAAAAAAAAGCAAGTGGTAATCCACTTGCTTTTAATGTTTTATAAATATAATCTCGTATAGTCGTGTCAGATACCACGGTGTCGTATAAACGATTTGGCCGGAAGCCTAACACAACAGTATGATTATAACCAGTTTTTAGCCAGTAAGTACTCTGCAATCTGTACTGCGTTGGTTGCAGCGCCTTTACGCAGGTTGTCTGCCACGATCCACATGTTCACTGTTTTAGGCTGGGTCTCGTCTCTGCGGATACGACCAACAAACACTTCGTCTTTGTCGTGCGCATCTTTAGGCATCGGGTACTCAGCTTTGGCAGGATTGTCTACTACAATAACACCAGGTGTTGCTGCAAGAACAGTACGGACATCTCCCAATTCGTATTCCTTATCAAATTCGATGTTAACTGCCTCACTGTGACCACCCATTACCGGGATACGTACAGTCGTTGCAGTTACCAGAATATGATCATCACCCATGATTTTCTTAGTCTCATTTACCATCTTCATTTCCTCTTTGGTATAACCATTTTCCAGGAATACGTCAATCTGAGGAATTACGTTCAGGTCAATAGGGTAAGCATATGCCATCTCACCTTGGATACCCTCTCTTTCATTCATCAGCTGGGTCACCGCTTTAACACCGGTACCGGTTACTGACTGATAGGTAGAAACAACTACTCTTTTGATGTTGTATTTCTCGTGAAGCGGTTTTAATACCAGCACCATCTGAATAGTAGAGCAGTTAGGGTTTGCGATGATTTTATCTTCAGGAGTTAAAGCATCACCATTTACTTCCGGAACCACCAGTTTTTTGGTAGGGTCCATTCTCCAGGCACTGGAGTTGTCAATAACAGTGATACCTGCTGCTGCAAATTTAGGAGCCCATTCCAGGGAAGTGCTGCCGCCTGCAGAGAAGATCGCTACATTTGGTTTCATGGCAATTGCCGTTTCTGCACTAACCACCTTATAGCCCTTGCCCTTAAATGTTACTTCCTTACCTACTGACTTCTCTGAAGCCACTGGAATCAATTCTGTGACAGGGAAATTCCTTTCTGTCAAAACTTGTAACATTTTTGAGCCTACCAGTCCGGTAGCTCCTACTACGGCAACTTTCATTGTGATTGTAAATTTTAAATTTTTAGGAACCCAAAATTAATATATACTCCTCTCTTTTCATAATATCTAAATTTTTTTGCTTCCTGTTAACATGTAATTAAGGAAGCCCGGAAAAAAT
This window of the Chitinophaga sp. Cy-1792 genome carries:
- a CDS encoding porin, translated to MKRLLTTLFATGTLLSATAQTSTDTTSVPAFKLSGSADVYYKYNLNGNYTDNKTSFTNSHNSFELGMVSLKIEHGFKKGSIVADLGFGKRAGEFSYNDVPGSSNGLSMAIKQLYVSYQLTNKVKLSLGSYATHVGYELVDAYLNRNYSMSYMFSYGPFFNTGLKADFTLSSSLSAMVGVFNPTDLKSVSENSHKYIGAQLGFTPASAPVKLYLNYLEGKDTSSIQNHQVDFVATYQFSKIFGLGYNGTYSTYLNSHLKGESNASANWWGSALYVNLDFTDKLGLTLRGEYFSDKKGLKVFTTTPTGGNVVAGTLSFNYKVGNLTLIPEFRLDKSSVDLFSKSDGVPTTTTANVLFAATYHF
- a CDS encoding DUF2461 domain-containing protein: MLQSSTLKFLRALKQHNDKPWFDEHRDEYMAAKADYETLVQQIIDGLQKQDPTMAGLQVKDCVFRIYKDVRFSKDKTPYKTNMGASFQQGGKKSTLAGYYFHLEPGGNSMAGGGLWMPPAPELKKVRQEIDYNFEEFESIISNKDFIKQFGKIEGESLKTAPQGYLPDNPAIAYLRLKSLIVSRPLTDDAVVQPAMLRDILKTFSVMQPLLQFINRAMD
- a CDS encoding aspartate-semialdehyde dehydrogenase, whose amino-acid sequence is MKVAVVGATGLVGSKMLQVLTERNFPVTELIPVASEKSVGKEVTFKGKGYKVVSAETAIAMKPNVAIFSAGGSTSLEWAPKFAAAGITVIDNSSAWRMDPTKKLVVPEVNGDALTPEDKIIANPNCSTIQMVLVLKPLHEKYNIKRVVVSTYQSVTGTGVKAVTQLMNEREGIQGEMAYAYPIDLNVIPQIDVFLENGYTKEEMKMVNETKKIMGDDHILVTATTVRIPVMGGHSEAVNIEFDKEYELGDVRTVLAATPGVIVVDNPAKAEYPMPKDAHDKDEVFVGRIRRDETQPKTVNMWIVADNLRKGAATNAVQIAEYLLAKNWL